cttcttcatattttCCAGAATGGTGCTTGTGACCCATTTGATTTATTCAATAATCCTTGATGAAGCACAAATGGAAAATTACCTTTTTAATATGGTCTGGTCGTGAGTGACTAGCTTCTTGGTTGTATCCTTTCCTTCTTGCTTCGTTTTGGCAACAATCATTTTTTCCTTCAAAACTCCATAGCCTCTACacaactttccttttctttctttctttcttgctaAGTGAGTGATGTGACTGAAGtaaagaaagaggagagagaagagagagtttgGCTTTTCGGTGGATGAAGtgaatataattaattcaattGAAATGAAGAAATGTCATGTGATGGTTCCAATGAAATGGAATTTGAATCACTTAGTTACTGTCTAAGTGAATGAGTAGATTTGAATGTTGACCACCGTTGAACTTTGGTTTGATTATGCGCTTGCTTACGTTCTTGGActtatttgttttctttcttcctcaTAGTTTAGCCATTCAATCTTTGGATCAAGATTGTTGTAATGAATAGTTTGTTCAAGCTGAACTTGATACCGGGCAATATTTCTTTTCTTATCTTCCTTGTTCAGATTGCTTGCTTTCATAGCCATTCATCATATGATATGAGTGCTTTGTTTAAATCATATTGGGCCAGATGTAATATGGGCTTATTTTTCATGCTTCTTGAGCCAATGtggattaattaattttttgcaCACAAACACAACAAAATCATACAAACAAATAATCcaataatgtttagtcatcatCTTAATCATAGTTTAGTTCTCTAAACTCAACAACACTCAATCAACGgaaaactaactaactaacgaATTGTATTCTTGTGATAtacttaaaagaaaaagattaaaTCCCGCTATTACTGACTCTTTTATTAGCCTTGATCAAGTAAATGGCAAGTTGAAGTTGCATTCCTTTGAAGTTGTAAAATTTCTAAAATATccttacttctttttttttccaaaccaaaatcctaaccctaattttGACATAACATACTCCCTCACACACACTCACCAAAACCCTAGCCGCCCTTACCCCTTATCCAACAGCGAAACAAAAGAACAGAAAGGGAAATGAGAAGAGGGGGAGAACCGGAGAGGgaagagaagaggaaggaaGGGAGGTGGCACTGGTGGGCGTCATTGCCACCGTTGCCACCATGTCGTCGCGAGGAAGGCCAAAactgagagagagagagagagagagagagagagagagagagccgCGCGAGGAGAAGGAGGTGTCACTGTCCCGTGGAGCCCGCGTCGCCGTTGTCACTGTCGAGGTCTTCATCATCGCCATCCATGGAGGTTCGCGAACAGAGGGAATACACACCATTCTACCCAGAGCCGCCGCGGGAAGGGTCATCGTCGTCAAGCCTAGCCACCATTGCCGCTATTCGTGCCTCCGTTTCGCGCCGCCAGATCTGTCACCGTCGCCGGGAGAGAAACAGAATGCGCGTGGATAGAGAAGGGGTCGCAGGGAGGTTCTGTCACCGTTAGAACTCCGCTGCTGCTATTGCCATGGCCGTCGCACCTCTACCACTAAGAAACGCCTAGCCGCTACAGTCGAAGCCAGCCTCGCCGTCGTTGTCGTAATTGCAGATTTGGAGCTTCGAAGAGAGAGGAGTTcccagagagagagagaaatgcCAAGGAGGAAGGACCGTCCGCTGCTGCGCTGTTCCTGTTGCCGTTCGGATGTACCTGAACTAAGCCATCATCCTTGCCGCCAGAGTTGTTGGTGTTGCAGTAGTTGAACCGTTCCTGTCATTATCCCGGTCCAaccttttttcttgattttgctCTAGCTTTCATGTTCTATTATGCCACCATTTAATCTGTCATGTCCTTGTTTTAATTCGATTTTAGTTTTGCCTGTTTTAGATTCTCAAAACTATCGCTAGCTCCATCTTGTCGCTATTCCGGTCCAAATTCTGCGCTCATTCATTTTATTCTACTTCAATCCTCCTCACCTTAAATTTGGCACTCCGAATTTGGTATCTTCGGTCCCTTGGGACTACATTATGAGTAGGCTTTATATTTATAATTGGTTGGCTTTGTagttataattattttgatatacGTTGCTTTGAACTTATAATTACAATTACGAATATTATTATCAAaggattttaaattagattgAATAATCAATTTATTAGAACTAAATATTTATCTTTGTTAAGTTTATTTTAATATGCACATGAGACTATATGTTTTTATGAGGCTATATGCATGTTTGATGAAggtttatattattttaaaatatttgattttattcgAATATGTATTTTTGAAGCATTGAAGTATTTGTTGTTACTCACTTATTTTGAAATTATGAAATATATTTGAAATGCCTTaagattgagaaaatatgattgaaaaggatttggatgaaaaagtattatttgatttgatttgatacaTTATATGTTTGAAGATTGAAGAATTTGttatatttgaaattatatgtTTTTAATTGGTTTGGGAGGCTCGTATTAAAAAACCGTAGTTAACGGCGGTTATGACGTTAACCTAGATGCATCTGACTCAGACCTCAGCTAGCAGGGGCGTTGCTAGCCTAACGTGTAGGCCACACGTTGGATCTGTTATTCCGTACGGACACACTAGAGGAAAGGGCTACCCATAGAGGTGGAGCCACTCAAGTGTGGACTTTTGTTTTGATTTCTGTATGAGAACTCCCTTATTGATTCACTTATTATTATCaactattattttctaattaaaattattttgatgataaTGTTTGTATAGTCTCATGTCAATTATAGATGTATTGTCTAGTCATTGAATTGTAAAACTCACcctatttttctaaaatattttttagaaaataaatatttgaCTATGTGAGACTTTCTATTCAAGAGTAACGGTCTACAATGagtaccttttttttttgtcaaatttcTAGAAGTATATACTCCATATGTTACAGGTAGGATCTAGCAattcttaattattttaaaatttttttgttaaaatatataactatttattttagaatttataaaatatttataacttATTTATTCAACTTATATTTGAGTATATTAGATTTGCTATAAGATTATTTTTTTGAGCGCCTGTTGTGAGTCGTGACAAAAGTATTGTTCTATTCTAGTTTCAAGCCATGCATACTCGTTTGTTTTTGTTTCATTAGAGTCTAAACTTATTAAGACAAGAAGCAAGCTAAGACATGAATCAAATCTTACATTGGTTGCTAGCCTCTTTGGAAGTAAAGTAATACAGAAAAAATGCACACAACCATATATAATTAATCAACTCAGGGGAGACAGCAATattaacatttttcttttcacATGGAATTAGAAGTTGGGCAAGGAGGAATTGTCATAGGGGTGTACATGGTCTAATCCGGTCTGAAGATTCAATTcgattttaaatattttagtaactaatttaGTGTGATTTCATCGGGTTTAGAGTTGAgtaaaaatttctaaaatagAACCGATCATTGTTTTGGTTCGGGTTCGGGCCATAGCTCGGGTCACCCGAACTCAGCTCGATGGCCcagtcatcatacacaattaatattttgtgttatggATGATGGATGATAGCTATTCTTAtgtgaaatttaaatattgtaaaccttaatattttttgttattagttattataaaattataagttaatgttttatgtttaaaatacataagactttagactaatgcataatagtgttatttgtattgatttaaatatttggtgttattagacaatattagtattgattatggttatgctttaattttaaagaatggttagttcttgttatattttttaagtgaattttactaTATGAATTGTGAAATAATAGTTAGAAATTAGGTGATTTTTACATGCTAAAAACCCAATTTTTACCCAATTTTTACTCGATTTTCATCCGATTCGAAGGTGCGTAGGTTTTATCGGATCCAAGAACGGATTATGATCTAAAAATTAGACCCAATTTATATTTTGGATCGGGTCTGAATTAAGTCAAATCTGGTGTAGTCCGGGCCATGTACACCCCTAAATTGCCATATCAGTAATAATCTGTTTTATTGTTTATGATCCAATATTGCCTATGTCCGTTATATGCCTAGTTCATATGATTCATTCATTCatgttaataaattaataaagaaaaggaAATTACTTCGAAAGTGTTTAGCAAAGCAAGACTTTGGGAAGTCTCCCTACAAGTGGGGACACATCACTAAATTCCAGCTTAGGGGAGATAACGACTTGAACAACCGTGTGTTAGATAATTGCCAAAATCCAAAACACAAAAAAAGTTTGTAGAAAATTCAACCCAAAATTAACTTAGCTAACATTATGGAAAGAAAGAAATAGTATCTTTATTTTGCGCAAGTCCCATGCATGGAAGCTAATACAAAGAACTTGGTAAATATTTATAAACTTATTTAAGAAGCCTAGCAGGATGGGGACGGGGATGGGGATGGAGGAATTGGAACATCTTTCAttcatattaataaataatttaattactttattaGTTCTCATAATttcattaaatttataattaagtttttatattttttaattaatttttatattatttttaattttataattaaatttttgttaatataaaaaatattaaaattaataaaatattttttataaattaaaaatactcataaataaaaatcaaattagaTATTTgactatatattttttaaacagAAAAAACttaatcataaaattaaaaataatataaagattcaattaaaaaaattataaaattatcattataaatttaataaaattataaacataaaaaaagtaattaattcTAAGTAAATTAATAAAGGAAAGGTAATTACTTCGATAGTGTTTTGTACAGACAGCACAGCAAGACTTTTGGAAGTCTTCCTGAAGTAGGGACAAATGAACCTGCAACTAAAACGAGTTATTACTTATTATAGGGGAGACAACGACTTGAACAACTTCGTGATAGATAGTTTccaaaaaccgaaaaacaacAAATTTTGTAGAAAATTCAACCCAAAATTAACTTAATTAACATGATGGGGTGGGAAAAATGCTATTCAttcattaaaatattattttttaaataatttttaaatttaattatttaattataataacttttaattattattttttattttttaaaaaattagcttttatatttattaattttttttatttttaaactttttatactattaaactcttgttagttattttattttagaacgtaaaaaacacattttaaaaaaatattctaaaccAATTAAACATAGACATCTATCTTCTTATATGCACTTGActttataaaattctatttttatttatttatttgttttctattaAGTATTGTTAGGTacacatctaaaataataaataatcaatacaatatttttaaaacacatccaaaaatatatataatataattcttTTAGTAAAATTAAGTAAACGCATCACAtctaaaataacaaataataaatcaaatattttgtaaatacatctaaaattatcaaaaattataaaaaaaatagatactATCAAGTGTAAAGATAATAATTACTATGTTTATTTAGTTAtgataatttcaaaattattcttACAAGAATAAATCTTTCTTCCTCAAATACAAAtagaaacataaaatttaaaaagatagaaTTTTTTACCGCTAGGAGGTCGAAAAACGTtatttataactttttaatggcGTCTTCTAAAAAAAGTGATTTGAtttatgatataatttttaatcatattcAAGACACATCcaaaatgataaataataaataaaataaaatatatataatataaattttttgagTAAATTTAAGTaaacacatctaaaataataaataacaaatcaaatattttgtaaatacataaaattatgaaaaatcataaaaagatgGATGTGAAGATAGCAATTATTATGTTTACTTAGTTATGATAACTTCAAAGTTATTCTTACAAGAAGAAGCTTTCTTCGAATACAAAcaaaaacatatattaaaaagGTAGAATTTTTAACTAAAGGAGGCCACAAAAATAAAGAGTGCATTATACGTTCAAATTTCGGCGGAGGATAAGAGCGTGACAAAGACGATAGGAGCATGGGACGGGAAAGAGCGCGGCGCGACAGAAGAGCACGGTTCAAGGGAGGAGTGCGGCATGGGAAGAGTGCAGGATTGTGAGGAGCATAGGGCATGGAAGAAGCGCGGGGAGAAACGCGGCAACAGAAGAGGAGTGTGAGGCGTTGCAGATCTTAGATTTTACAACCGGCTAGGAAATTTAATGGagtaaaatttatattttgagatatttaaaagatattttaaaatgtattaggattttagaaaatttaaaattgaattattaaattttaggtTTATTCAAactgtttttttaatttatattttaaattaaaaaatactaaatttatttaaatgtgtttattttaattttttaaattagtgtAATAAAAAAcggtttaaaaaaataaatttaaagaatACTTAGTCATGTATGGAAAGAAAGAAATAGCACCTTTATTTGGCACAAGTCCCATGCATGGAAGCTAATACAAAGAACTTAGTATGTATTACACAGATAGATATTAATCTATAATAAACTTATTAAGAAGCCTAACAGGATGGGGATGGGGGAATTGGAACATCTTTCCATCCTTCCAACATCAAAATGACATTCCTCATTGAAGGACGCAGAGATGGGTCATCTTGAACACACAGCAGCCCCACCTTCACCATTCTTTCCAGTGTTTTCCAATCCATGTCTTGCTTTTCATCCTCATTGTAAGCAACAACTTTATGTAACTGCTCAGTTGCAAAGCAATGATATGCCCAACTAGAAAGAAGCACCTCCTCCGGTGATGGAACATTTACTTCTATACTCCTTCTGCGGCATACAATCTCCAACAGTACTATCCCATAACTGAAAACATCAGCTTTAACCGATGCCAATGCCTCCTTTTGCCATTCAGGTGCTAAGTACCCGGTTCTAACCTCGTTCTTGTCCGGTCTAATACTCGAAAATTCCGGCTTTGATAGCCTTGCCAATCCGAAATCTGATATCTTAGCCGTCAATAGTTCATCCATTAGTATATTATGAGGCTTCAGATTACAGTGGACAATACGAACTTCACACTCTTCATGTAGATACTGGACTCCTCTGGCCACATCCAATGCAATTTTGAGTCTCTCTTTCCATGGCAGATGCTTCTTAGTCTTGAAGAGAAGATTCGCAAGAGATCCATTGCTGACGTATTCATAGACAAAAAGCTTCCTTGACCCCTCAATACAGAAGCCAATAAGCTTAACCAGATTCCTATGATGAGTTCTAGCAATAGCAGTGATTTCGGCTCGGAATGCCCTTTCCCCTTCATCAACAATCTTCTCCATTCGCTTGACGGCAATCCTTCTGTTATTCTCTCCTATTGTGCCTCTATAAACTGCTCCGAATGATCCTCTGCCTACCTCCTCTGTGAAGCCACTAGTTGCTTTGACAAGTTCATCAAAGGAAAATGAGCGTAGCGAGCATTCCTCGGTGAATCCAAGATTTGAACTTGCAGAGAGCTTTGTAAATCTATGAACTTGCCTCCTATAAATGAAGAAAATAGACACAACAAAGACCACACAGAGAAATGAAATGGAACCCAAAGTAGAGGCTAGAATCAGTATCAGACCTCTCTGGTTATTAACAATGGCATTAGGATTCTTGGGAGATGAGGTGGTTGTGTTTTTCCCGATGACATATCCCGAAGGAACCTTGAAGAGTGCCATGCCTGTGTCTGATGCATTTGGAGCCTTTCTGCCATATCTGAGTGGAAGACTATATTTGCTGCATTGGCCATTTGTGTATAATGCTGCTCCACAATCACAATCCTCGTTGCAAGACTTGTTACAAGCTTCCATACTCATTGGTTTAGCCCAATATGGGTAGTCATAATCCAACTGCATCTCCTCCAAGGAAACAATGTTATACAACAAATTGTTTCGGCCACCACTTGTTTCGCAATCATCCTTGCTGTAGTTCGGTTTGCACTCCAGAAACATGGCATTACCACCACTGGTTTTGTTGTTGTAGGGGACGAAACCAGGATAACAGTGGCATCTAGCATTGCCGCTTGTGTTGGAGCAGTAACTGTTGGAGCCACAAAACCCCTTGATTCGGCATTCATCAGTCAAGGCTTGCCACAACATATTCGAATGAACAAGAagtgatgatgatgagtttGCGTCAAATAGGTGCTCATACAATCTCAGATTTCCATCAACATCAAGAGTTGTGCGGTAGATTAAGCTAGTGTTCTGCGGCTTGTTTTGGTGGTGAGTGTTATTTGCCAAGCATTGAGTAGGGGCAATGAAGCAAAGATTGCCTTTAGTGTCAAGACTCAACCGTTCCACCCTAAAGCAAAATTGTAAACAGGTAACTTGTTCTTCAGTGAAAAACTATGAACCAAGCAACCATTGATTAGAAGAAATAAACATAATACTATGTCATACTCTTACCCAATATCAGGGAAGTAATCCATGGAAGCCCAGTAAGCATCAAGAACCTGAGAGGAGCTATTGATGGGGTAAGCAACAAGGTTGTTATCACTCTGATAGGTAAGATAGTAGTGCCCAGTGGAACGGTCTGAAGTGGACCTGCTAGAGACTAGCTGGTTCAGAATAGTTAATTTCTGGCCTCCTAATATGGTGTCAGTTGGGTGATGAAAGCTTTGCCACACAACAAAGGAAGAACTTTCTTGACTATAGATCACAAAGTTACCGGAATCAAGCATGGATGCGGAACCTGCTGGCTCTGAAGCCACATAGACCTGTCCTTGGGCATCACTACCTTGCTTCAGAAGTAGGCCATCCACGGTTAATTGCAAGGTGGAGTTAGATGAGATTGGAGGGTCGTCACGGTTAGCGGTCCACACAACCGTCTCGTTGGTTCCAGCTATCAGCCATATTCCAATGGCGTAGCCGTGGCCATTACCGTGATGGTAAAAGCCGAATGCAAAGTGACCAGAACTTGATACCCAAGAAGATGGGTTTGTAGTGTTACTGTCAGGAGGAGAAAGAAGATCATCCGACAAAATAATATTCTCAACTGCAGCTTCAGCTGCCAGGGCCACACAAAAGGGCAGCCATAAGAACAGAACATGAATGCGGTTTGAAGCCATGGAAATGGGATAGATCAAGAAGCTTCTCTTAATCACCAAGGGCACTCATTAGTATTTTAGAAACAAGTATTGTCACTCTTGACTGGTAATATTAAGTCAATGGTTTTTCTCTTCATATACCGTGTGGAGCAAGGTGTTCTATTCTATCCATTCACTACAATTTTCTATCGCTAAAAATTCTTCACTACTTATGCATTCTTTTTCACCTTTTAATTTAGAGAGAAATTCCTTGGATACTGACAAAGAACTTTTGTTAATATCAAAACCAATAAATAGAGAAGCAGCCAAACATCCCATGAAATATAGGTAATCACGTTTTTTAGGAAAAGAAACAGAGAAATTCTTACGACTTTTAGTGCCATCATTTATTCAACAcaaaatactaaattatttttaataaataaattttattaatttatatataaaattttggtaaatatagatataaattatatattttttatgtgtaaaatttttataaatataaatatacatttttATTGGCCAAATACTGATAAAAAACGATAATATTCATTGATCATGTAACATTGCATAAAGAAAAAACAGAAGCTGGGGTTCAGGGAACAAGGCTACGCGTTCAACGCCCTGGGTTCCACAAAATCTCCGCCTACCCTACCTACCCCACTCTCTCTCACACACCTTTCTATACCTTGAAACTCACACCCACTTTCCCTCTTCCTAATACACATACTTTCTTATATCCATCATAACTCCCACTAACCCCTACccacttcaaattcaaaacttttcttcttttacaattctcttcttcttttgttcttttgctcg
Above is a genomic segment from Arachis stenosperma cultivar V10309 chromosome 1, arast.V10309.gnm1.PFL2, whole genome shotgun sequence containing:
- the LOC130946960 gene encoding G-type lectin S-receptor-like serine/threonine-protein kinase LECRK3, with the protein product MASNRIHVLFLWLPFCVALAAEAAVENIILSDDLLSPPDSNTTNPSSWVSSSGHFAFGFYHHGNGHGYAIGIWLIAGTNETVVWTANRDDPPISSNSTLQLTVDGLLLKQGSDAQGQVYVASEPAGSASMLDSGNFVIYSQESSSFVVWQSFHHPTDTILGGQKLTILNQLVSSRSTSDRSTGHYYLTYQSDNNLVAYPINSSSQVLDAYWASMDYFPDIGVERLSLDTKGNLCFIAPTQCLANNTHHQNKPQNTSLIYRTTLDVDGNLRLYEHLFDANSSSSLLVHSNMLWQALTDECRIKGFCGSNSYCSNTSGNARCHCYPGFVPYNNKTSGGNAMFLECKPNYSKDDCETSGGRNNLLYNIVSLEEMQLDYDYPYWAKPMSMEACNKSCNEDCDCGAALYTNGQCSKYSLPLRYGRKAPNASDTGMALFKVPSGYVIGKNTTTSSPKNPNAIVNNQRGLILILASTLGSISFLCVVFVVSIFFIYRRQVHRFTKLSASSNLGFTEECSLRSFSFDELVKATSGFTEEVGRGSFGAVYRGTIGENNRRIAVKRMEKIVDEGERAFRAEITAIARTHHRNLVKLIGFCIEGSRKLFVYEYVSNGSLANLLFKTKKHLPWKERLKIALDVARGVQYLHEECEVRIVHCNLKPHNILMDELLTAKISDFGLARLSKPEFSSIRPDKNEVRTGYLAPEWQKEALASVKADVFSYGIVLLEIVCRRRSIEVNVPSPEEVLLSSWAYHCFATEQLHKVVAYNEDEKQDMDWKTLERMVKVGLLCVQDDPSLRPSMRNVILMLEGWKDVPIPPSPSC